The sequence below is a genomic window from Takifugu flavidus isolate HTHZ2018 chromosome 11, ASM371156v2, whole genome shotgun sequence.
gcttttttttttttagaaaaaaaaaaaaaggaaaggggaAAAGCTTTTGTTGTGTGTATTCCTGAGGAGGGGCCCAGTCTGAAGTCAGAAAGCTGCATGTGGAAAATGTGATTCACTGGCAAGTGAGTGTGAAGGGCGTTTATAGAAGAGCtattcagcagctgctgcaggtcgcCTCCCCGCGCCGCTGCAACCGCTCGGGCGGTGAAACCCGAGTCACAGCTCGCCTGTGCACCGCTCAAACACCTCCCAAAGTTGGGTCCCATTCTCGCTGCTCCTGGGCTttctgtcacagctggataGGTTAACAGACCATTTCGATTTTGGCCTTTGTATTGCGCAATTATCTCTTCACTGACacgttttgcttttatttgtgtgtttaatgtaGTTTCGGTGCCTCATTTGATTACTTTTTTTCCCGTTCTGCGTGGAATTTGTGGATTAACATTTCCTCAAAGTAACACGAGATTGTTGATGAGGAATTTTAATATAACCCATAAAGCACTGATCAGCTACTACATTTGTTATGTGATGTTTCCTAAAATGCGTCCAGGATTACACTAATACACACTTCTTTCCTGACTACATTTACTGCGTTGTGTACGTGATGTTGTGTACGTGAGTTTGCTGAAAATCTTTAATTGTGTAAATCGGTCAGCCAGCGGTTGAATGGAATGAATGAAGACGAACCAGTTGGAGAGGAAACGTCAACATTATCTTATCATTATCAGCAGCTGCAAATACCGGAACATTTGTGTCACAAttctgccttttaaaaaaacaaaggatgACTGGTGACGTTTACTGGGttcaactttaaaaaacaaaaacaaaacccaaatatATATGTAAGGCAGCTTATTTCGAACTATTTAACggattttgttttcttatttacaGTCATACTCGGCACTCTGTAAAAAGAtcacatttgtcacatttgttGACAACTTTAGGATATTATTTGTCACGTAGATGTTTGGCGAGAGTATTGGACGCTAATAGCGTCTGtgaattaaaaacattaaactaCTTGGTCCAAGTTTGACGGTGCAACATTAAGTTACCGGCGATAGATCGAATCTGCAGGATTCTGTCCCCGCCCCGGGGGCGTGGCTTCACGGAATGCCCGCCAAACTTCTTTTCACTTCCTGCGTGGTGTGAGCGTTTCCGGTGTGTGTTGCTGATAAATGTTTACGTGCGTTGGGGGTCTCCTgtagaaccagaaccagaaccagagccagaggagctgcagcatgGCGCAGCCTCGCCTCACCGACTACTTCACGCAGAGAAAGAAAGGCATCACCCGCGAAGGGAAGCCAGCTCCGCGGCGCAGCCGCCGTGGGTGCAGCCCCCCCGCCATTAGCACCGGCTCACCACACAAAGATCCCCCTTCGTCCTCGGTCCACGAAGAATTCGTCCGAGTCGTCGACGAGGCAGCGGGGCTGAACGGTGGGGCTCCTGTTGTGGGCAGCAAGACCTCTCCTCGGACCCCAAAGCGGACTTTAGATGGGGCCTCGTCCACCACGGACGCCAGCACGGCCAAGAAGCGACAGGTCGAAGCCACTGGGGATTTTAACGTTAACATCCCGGAGAAAGTTCCCAAGAAGACCTCCAGGAAGAAGCTggtcctccctcccacctccccagCGGTAACCTTCCATAGTCTCATTAGTTTCTCATGTCGCGCTCACTAACACAGTTGTTGGGGGTTATTAACCGGGCTGGTGTGTGTCCAGGGGTCCTGTGAGGACACGCAGCCCCCCGCAGCCCCCTGCGGTGGTGTCGGAGCCAGCGGATCCACCCCGGGAGAGGGACCCATCAGCTGGAGACATGGGCAGGGCAGCAAGGTAACGTCCCCCCGGCTGGGTTTACATGGCAACTGCTGCTAACACAAACCATTGAGCCATTTCAtcacaaacagctggaaaatcGAATCGCTCTTAGAAATGGAGGCAGGCATTTGTAGGTGATGATGCCTCCAGAGGGAGACGTGCGTTCTGTTAGTTGTTAAGGTCTGTTGTTGGGTCTGGTTAAGCAGGAACTGTCGGCGTGTGATCATCGTGTTATTGGTGGTTTTCAGGCTCTGAGTAAAGAGGACATGGCAACCCTCAAGTCTTGCCTCCAGAAGGTCAAAAAGCCCAACGCGACCTCCGTGATATCTGCTCCCACGCCGCCTGCTGATCCCAGCACGCTGAAGGCCCAGCTGGCACAGGCCAAAGAGCTGGTGGCCAAGGTCCAGAGACGTAAGGAGAGGCCAGAAGCCCCGagtcagcagcaggatgcaGAAGCCCGGGACAGGTGAGTGTGTCTACACACCTGGGCACACAAGCCCAGAAATACCCAGGAGATGTGTTTTCAATCAGAGTGAACCACAAAAATCTGGAAATCCACGAGGGACCGCTTCGCCTTGGTGGGGGACATAACGCCAGCGAGGCCCCTCCACCCTGAACGCTCCCAGTTGCCCGTGACGCCCGACTGAAATGTGTCCTGTGGTTTTCCTCAGCACCGAAGCGCCAGCGTACCAGCGCTACCACACCCTGGCCCAGGCGTCCCCCCCCGGCCTCTCCCTGCCCTACCAATACAAGGTGCTGGCTGAGATGTTCAGGAGCATGGAGACGGTGGTGGCCATGCTCTACAATCGCTGTGAAACCCCCACGTTTGCCAAAATAAAGCAGGGGGTTCAGGACATGACTCACAAGTGCGTAAAGCCACGGTTTCTTCATAGATGTCATATCTAATGTTCTTCAGGGGTTCTTCCTGGGGCCGTTGAAGCGTCCTACCATCAGGATTAGAGTTTCATGTCCTGGATCCTAATCTTTATCTCCCAAATAGGCGATTTGAGGAGAGCCATGTGGCTCAGATAAAGACGGTCTTTCCTGAGGCCTACACCTTCAGACAAGAGAAGAACATCCCACCGTTCAGCGGCGGCTTTAAGAAAGGCACCTACCAGCTCACCATGGAGCCAAGCTTCGCCTCTGGTGAGAACCTCGTACATCATGTCCCCCCTGGGGCTTTCTCTATAGAATATTCTAGACTGACCAGGTATGTGACGGGTCCGGCCCACGTTGTCTCCGTCCAGACCAGAAGGGAATCTGTCCCGTCTTCTCCGCCTCCAGACTCCTTGAACGAAGACGAACCTTCCATCTCAACCTCGTCTCCATCGTCAAACACCATCACAAGGTCAGCAGTTTTCTCCGctcagagcacacacacacacacacacacacacacacacacacacacgcacgtaaaGGATGATGCTTTAGGTCCAGCAACACTCATGTCCCAGTCCGTTTCTGTGGTAAACCATCATTTTAATCACCACCAGAACTTGTTAATAAGTTGTATCAGAAGAACTCTGCAGTTTTCTCCACCATTTATATCTCCACCTTCCACCCCCTCTGTTTGCAGGCGTTTCTCTCCTCACTGGTTCCTCCGATGTCTGTCCCGGAAGACAGACTCACCCGCTGGCACCCCCGCTTCAGTGTGGACACCGTCCCGCCTGTGGGGCTCGGCGTGCTTCCTCAGCCCCCTCACACTGAGAAAGTGTCAACAGCGCAGGAGGTCCTGGAGAAGGCTCGCTCGCTCATCACTCCCAAGGTACAGTCAGGGTTTGGTCGGGGGGGGGTCTGCTCAGGACAGGCTGAGAAGCTCCACAGGTCAGATGATCCACGTCAGAGCTGAGACGTCTTCTCAGGACTcggctcttcatcatcatcatcagcccaTATTAATCCATCCAAGCTgagcccaggtgtgtgtgtgtgtgtgtgtgtgtgtgtgtgtgtgtgtggtcctgtGTTCAGATGGAGAAGGCCCTGGTGTCGCTCACTCTGACCCCAGAAGATGCCGTAGAGGTCCAGGAAACGGCTTCTCCTCAAACCCCAGCCGATCAGCTCCCGCACGGCCTCAAAGGGGTCTCAAAGTCACTGGTGGACAGGGTGCGCACCACAGGAGGAGGACGTCTCATCACAGGTGCGAGTGCTTATGACCTGACTGCTGTGTTGGCCTTTCAGATTCGGGCAAAGGAGGCCCAGAAGATAAAGGCCGCCATGACCCGGACCTCTGGCCAGGCGGAGCGCCTTTTAATGATGTCCCGGCTGCCGGAGCTGGCCAGGATTCTCCGGAATGTCTTTGTTGAGGAAAAGAAACCTGCGTTATTAATGGAGGTGGCCTGTAACAGGATGGTGGCCAGCTACAGGTCTGCTCTCAGCTCAGGTGGGTTCAGTTCTGGGCCTGGGTTGTGTGGTGGTCTTTGGTCTGGGGGGGGTGCTGCAGTTCCGTTGCTGGCGCTAACATCTCGTCCTCTCCCACTGacaggagagatggagaagcaCGTCCGTTTGCTGGCAGAGGTGGCAGCCGATTGGTTGGCCATCCATCCAGTCAGGAAGGATTTTTACTTAAAGGTGAACAAGAAGATGGAGCTCAGCAGCGTTGTGGACAGACTGAGCAGCAggctggaccaggagcagagATCCTGAGGAGGGCTCCTGCTTCTTCAGCCTGGACCTCAGCACGTTGGGATCTGGCGCTGGTTTCTGCACAACACTGGCCCCCTGGAGCTACGGGACGGTGTCACCTGTCGGGAGTGTGACGGGACAGCGACACTCTGGAGACGGAATATTGAATTTTTAGATTCCCGgcgttttaaaaaaaccaagaCTTTTTGGGTCCGATTTGTTTGGCAGTTTGTGCCTTCAAACATGGAAATAGACTCTTTGTTTTGTAAACCCTTTATTTTGATTGAATGTCGACCTTTACAGAAATAAAACCTCCCGTTTGGACGAGTAAATATTGCAGTTTCCATTCCATAATTACACAGGATGACGGGACGAACGGGTTGATCACGTCTGTCCGGGTCGTTGCTACGGCTCACTGGCCCCCAAGGCCATGTGGAGGTATCACGTTGAGCTGCTGGTGGTTTGGTCGACGCCTCAGGAGCTGCGCGGGATCTTGGTGTCTTACGTCAGATTGATTTGAGCTCATTAACAGACCGGTGGATCGTGCAGAACCTCGATTTTTGCTATTTCCTGCCGCCACTTTCTACAAACTCAAAACATCTTTCATGAAATTCCAGCGGTTTTCGTTGAGTACCTGAGCGCAGAATTCCAGGAGTTTGTTCAGTAGAAGCGTCTTCCATGCTGGTTCCTTTAGCAGCCACGAAGCTCATCAGTCATTCATACAGGTGTTAAAATGATGCAGTCCAGTGTTGACAGGCGGGCCGGCGCTGCAGGCGCCATCAGAACTGGAGCAGGGAGAAGACGGCGTGTGGTTGGAGCCTGTCGGCGCCCCTCAGCTCTTTGAGCTCGATGATGACCACGCACTCCAGGATCTCGGCCTGCAGCGTCTTCAGCAGCTCGCAGGCGGCGTACAGCGTCCCTGCAACACACGGGCCACGGCGGCGTTAACGGGCACCGCTTGTCCTGACCCGACGGGCTGCAGGCGTCTCCGCCTCGTCGGGCTGGACGTTAACGAGCTGCTGATCGTTGCTCACCTCCAGTAGCTAGGAGATCATCAATGATTAGAACCTTCTGTCCTGGAGCCACGGCGTCCTTTTGGATCTCAGCTTCTGCCTGGAAGAGCAGAAATGACACGTTTGTATTTAAAACCTGGTTGGTCGGAACAACGAGGGGGCGTCCCAGACACCGCACGGTTCTCTACCTTCCCGTACTCCAACTCGTACGCCACCGACGCCGTGGGCCCGGGCAGTTTGCCTTTCTTCCTGACTTGGACAAAGCCGACACCCAGCCGTTGGGCTAGCAGAGGTCCGAAGAGGAAGCCACGGGCATCGAGACCTGCACGTTTAGGGAGAACCCACAGGAAGAAGCCAGTCAACACCGATGAGTATTCAGCGCCGTTGCTACGGCGCGCGTCACCATAGCGACAGCAGCGTCAACACACGCAACCATGACAAGGTGACAGAGCAAAACCTGCATCTTTGGAGTTTAAATGTCCACGTTATCTTCAGAGGTGGGACAACCAGCCCTGAGAGACTGAAGGACAGCCTGGTCCTGTGTTCCGTACTGGTCCGATGATGAGAGCAGGGCTAGGGGGGGGTCtaagataaccccccccccaccactccacGTCCAGACGAGCCAGTTCAGGTGGGTTAGGATGTGTCCATTTTAGAGGGAACTCTGGGGCAGACCCAGGACGTGAAGTAGAAGGATGTCCCATCTAGTCCTGGAacctttctgtgtgtaggaggagGTCGCTGAGCAGAGAAACTGTTCAAATGCAAAGGAATATTCCCATAaattcaacctcctcctcctgtggttCCACCTGGTGGTCAATAAAAGTGTAGCTGATGCGGCAGCATTTCCACCGGGGTTTGATCCAAGTTCAAAAGCACTCCAGCAGCATGCTGCTAAGCTAACGTGATCACAGTCCTACGCAGCAGAGCTGGCTGTCCCGGAGGATCAAGGATCCACCTGTTGGAAGACCTTTAAGATGCAGGTCAAAGCAGCGTAAAGGTTAATTTGGCTAAAAAATGTGGTTTTACCTGCTATCAGATCAACATGCTGATGATTCCTTCTCACGTGTTCTTCAAACAAGTCAATGACGGCAGACAGGGCGGCTGGATCCTTCAGAATGGGACAGATGTCTCTGCAACACAACGGTTTGtattaaatattcattattCTCAACGTGATCTTTCCCATTTAAGTCGTCTGGTCCCCTCAGatgctgagagcagagaaaATAGGCCCCCAA
It includes:
- the cdt1 gene encoding DNA replication factor Cdt1 translates to MAQPRLTDYFTQRKKGITREGKPAPRRSRRGCSPPAISTGSPHKDPPSSSVHEEFVRVVDEAAGLNGGAPVVGSKTSPRTPKRTLDGASSTTDASTAKKRQVEATGDFNVNIPEKVPKKTSRKKLVLPPTSPAGSCEDTQPPAAPCGGVGASGSTPGEGPISWRHGQGSKALSKEDMATLKSCLQKVKKPNATSVISAPTPPADPSTLKAQLAQAKELVAKVQRRKERPEAPSQQQDAEARDSTEAPAYQRYHTLAQASPPGLSLPYQYKVLAEMFRSMETVVAMLYNRCETPTFAKIKQGVQDMTHKRFEESHVAQIKTVFPEAYTFRQEKNIPPFSGGFKKGTYQLTMEPSFASDQKGICPVFSASRLLERRRTFHLNLVSIVKHHHKAFLSSLVPPMSVPEDRLTRWHPRFSVDTVPPVGLGVLPQPPHTEKVSTAQEVLEKARSLITPKMEKALVSLTLTPEDAVEVQETASPQTPADQLPHGLKGVSKSLVDRIRAKEAQKIKAAMTRTSGQAERLLMMSRLPELARILRNVFVEEKKPALLMEVACNRMVASYRSALSSGEMEKHVRLLAEVAADWLAIHPVRKDFYLKVNKKMELSSVVDRLSSRLDQEQRS
- the aprt gene encoding adenine phosphoribosyltransferase yields the protein MATSAETKLLHIQRHIRAFVDFPREGIVFRDICPILKDPAALSAVIDLFEEHVRRNHQHVDLIAGLDARGFLFGPLLAQRLGVGFVQVRKKGKLPGPTASVAYELEYGKAEAEIQKDAVAPGQKVLIIDDLLATGGTLYAACELLKTLQAEILECVVIIELKELRGADRLQPHAVFSLLQF